In Notamacropus eugenii isolate mMacEug1 chromosome 1, mMacEug1.pri_v2, whole genome shotgun sequence, one genomic interval encodes:
- the LOC140526730 gene encoding olfactory receptor 2D2-like, translating into MNQTNQIWVTEFLLLGLSNDPQTQLLLFVLFMGVYLATVLGNLLLISLVLIDLQLHTPMYFFLCNLSLADLFFSTNIVPQALVHMLCKRKVISFVGCTAQLLLFLIFGCTQCALLSVMSYDRYLAICDPMHYPLIMTWKVCSHLALACWASGILVSLVDTTFTLQLPYQGDNKIAHFFCEAPALLILASADIHKAETAIFLMGVVILLVPVSLILVSYGSIIVTVVRMKTTSGRVKAFSTCGTHLLVVILFYGSAIITYMTPKSSKEQGKLVSVFYAVINPMLNPLIYSLRNKDVKRAFRNVANGIKPFRP; encoded by the coding sequence ATGAACCAGACCAACCAAATCTGGGTGACAGAATTTCTCCTCCTGGGACTTTCTAATGACCCCCAGACTCAGCTATTGCTCTTTGTATTATTCATGGGGGTCTACTTGGCTACTGTACTTGGAAACCTGCTCCTTATCTCTCTGGTTCTGATTGACTTACAGCTTCATACGCCCATGTACTTTTTTCTGTGCAATTTGTCCCTTGCTGATCTATTTTTTTCCACCAACATTGTCCCACAAGCCCTAGTCCATATGCTATGTAAGAGAAAGGTCATTTCCTTTGTGGGTTGTACAGCTCAGcttctcctttttctcatatTTGGATGTACACAATGTGCGCTATTGTCTGTGATGTCCTATGACCGGTACTTGGCAATCTGTGACCCCATGCATTATCCTCTCATCATGACATGGAAGGTGTGTAGCCATCTGGCTTTGGCATGCTGGGCCAGTGGCATTCTGGTATCTTTAGTGGACACTACATTCACATTACAACTCCCCTATCAAGGAGACAATAAGATTGCTCATTTCTTTTGTGAGGCTCCTGCCCTTTTGATTTTGGCATCTGCAGACATTCATAAAGCAGAGACAGCCATTTTCCTCATGGGAGTGGTGATTCTTCTTGTACCTGTGTCCCTGATACTGGTCTCTTATGGCTCTATAATAGTGACTGTGGTTAGAATGAAGACAACCTCAGGGAGAGTCAAGGCATTCTCCACGTGTGGCACCCACCTTCTTGTAGTCATACTTTTTTATGGGTCAGCAATTATCACCTACATGACACCCAAGTCTTCCAAGGAGCAGGGAAAGTTGGTGTCCGTGTTCTATGCAGTGATAAACCCTATGCTTAACCCTCTTATCTACAGCCTGAGGAATAAGGATGTGAAGAGGGCCTTCAGGAATGTAGCCAATGGAATAAAACCCTTCAGGCCATGA